CACTCCCAACCGTAACGCGCTCCAGGGCGCATCTCGATTCCTCTCCCTTCCACGAGGTGGATCGACCACCGAATCAGCTCACCGGATCGGCGATCAGCCTTTCAGCACGTCGAGGAGCTCCTGGGCGTGGCCCTCGGGTTTGACGCCGCGGTACACCTGCTCGATCCTCCCGTCCTCCCCGATCAGGAAGGTGGAGCGCTCCACGCCCATGAACTCGTTGCCAAACATCTGCTTCTTCTTCCATACGCCGTAGGCCTCGGCGACGCGGTGGTCCTCGTCCGCCAGCAGGGTGAAGGGCAGCGAGTACTTGTCGTGGAAGGCTCGAACGTCCTTGACGCTATCGGGACTCACCCCGAGGATCACCGCACCCCGCTCGCGAATCTGCGGCTGCAGGTCACGGAATTCGCACGCCTGCGCGGTGCAGCCCGGCGTGTCCGCGCGAGGATAGAAGTAGAGTATCACGCGCTGACCGCGCAGGTCGGACAGGGTCACCTTGGACCCGTCGTGGGCGGTCAGCGTGAAGTCGGGCGCCATCTGGTTCTGCAAGGGGTCCACGAACACCTCCAGATACGAAGCGATTCATCGGTTTGCCGGTGTGGCCGAGCTGCGCAAGAGGTGGACCCCCCTCAACCCTCTCGTCCCCGCCGCATGACGACCGCGAACACGAACCAGACCAGCGAAACGATCCACAAGCCGTAGAGGACGATCCGAACCGGGTGGAAGATGATCTCCTCGATCACCGGTTGAGGTGCTCCCACTCTGGCGAGCACCACGCGGCTGATCTGCTCCACGGTGAACCAACCCCAGAGCACTCCGGCCCACGCCATCCCGATGCGCTTGGGGAGCGATGGGGCGAGCTCGGCAGGGAGAAAGCGAGCGTTCAGATAGCCGATCACCAGCGCGAAGGCGTACATGCTGGCGATGGTGAACGGCCCGGCGATCAGCACCAGGAAG
This genomic interval from Longimicrobiaceae bacterium contains the following:
- the bcp gene encoding thioredoxin-dependent thiol peroxidase, whose protein sequence is MDPLQNQMAPDFTLTAHDGSKVTLSDLRGQRVILYFYPRADTPGCTAQACEFRDLQPQIRERGAVILGVSPDSVKDVRAFHDKYSLPFTLLADEDHRVAEAYGVWKKKQMFGNEFMGVERSTFLIGEDGRIEQVYRGVKPEGHAQELLDVLKG